GATTATATGAGGAAATAAAACGTGATTATAACTTACTTTACCTAAAATCACATGATCGAATCAATTAGAAAATATATCATATTACTGGAACCCAACAACGCAACAAACATCAATTAATCCAATTTGAGTTTGAGGTTTTACAAAACTGGATTGAGTTTATCGAATTATGTAAACCTAATGCCTaatcaaaagaagaaaaaagttAAACTAATAATGTGACATAATTTAGATAAATCAAACTCACTCTATTTTGATTCATTGAATTTATCGGTTTCTAGTTTCAACTTAGATGATAGTGGATGCTGGACAGAAGAATAGTAATACTTTTCGCAGACGTtgcaaaatagaaaaattttaggGCATTTTTCCTTTGtcctgcttttttttttcttctcggTTGCTGGGCTTTATCAATTAGATATTCAATGATATGGACCCGAAAAGTCAACAAGCCCAATCTCATGATAGAGAGGCTAATTGTTTTTTGGTCCGAAATATCATGAGCCCAATTATTTCATCATCAAAACGCATATTGGGGATACACCGCCGAAAAGTGAAAAGTTTATTGGCTTCATCTCTTTAAGCTAAAATGGATAAAAGCCTTTACACCAAACACTCTTAAGCCCATTTGtgaaacaatgaaaaaaaactCCCTCTCACACTGTTTTTGAcatattttatttaagaattttgttaatatcacgaccaaaaaaaaaaaaaagaattttgttaatatgtactttaaatatataaattaaaactaCAAATTAAAAACGTTATTATAAAAACAGAAATATTTAGTAATaaaaactattaataaaaaactgttaaaatttactatttttGACTTTATTTAATGTACGttacaataaataaatactaaataaaatgaATTTAGATTGTTTTTTTGCCCTCTCTGatattattgttataaaaaaatgtgaaaaGTGTAATTTCTAGTGTAATTCTTGTGTAGttattaaagtaaaaaaattaaaattttttataaacaataattttaaacacgttttaattaaattctttatTTAAATCCTCCCAAATATTGGAGATGATTATGATGGCAAGATTAGTTAAGTGAAAAGGATTAGGCCACTTGGTTGAAGTTGAAAATggtaaaagagagagagagcatgGAGGCATTTGACATTTTGAAAGCATAagaatttttctttgttatgtGGCCGACAGCAACGAAGCAAAGTAGCCAACCAAGGAGTGGAAACCGGAGGCAATGTCACAAATACAGAGTGTGTGCGCGTGGCTACTCACAACGCATTCATTGCTTCCCAACAATTCCCAATTCCATATGCCTAACATAACATTTATCAAACTACACatatatttaaaatgaaaattagaaaataagGAATATTGAATGTTATCCTATCCATCCAGTAAGGAGAAATTCGGGTGATGAGTCAGGGGGGTGGGGTGTGTAATTGCAGTTGGATGGAAGAGTAGGAAACCTAATCCAGTAACACATTGACAGCTGTAATCCTCTTGGCTCGCACGTGTCACCTCCAAAAGCCCTAAACCCACACACTCACTTTCACTTCCCTTTCCTTCCTCCAACTTGTTAGAGTTTGTTGCGAAATTTCAAGTCCTTCCCATTCCTATTTCGTCCCACAactgctctctctctctctctctctctctctctctctctctctctctcaatatTCTTTACCTCTTTGGCTCCTTCCTTCATACTAGCACcacaacaaaacaaaacataAGCATACAATATcattagtataattataattattagagtTATAATTGGTATTATTAGAGGTGTAAATCCTGGTTGGACATCTATCCCTGTTGGAAGTCCACCTCATCTTTTCTTCACGCCATCGGAACAGGTcacactctctctctttctctctcgcTCGCTTTGTTTTGCTGTAAATTTCTAGGTGTATTTCTGTGATAGTGATATTAGAGCCTTCTTTTCTTTCCCCTTGAATTTGAACTGCTTTGCTTTCTTCTCTGATTCAGTTGAAATTCCGTTCGCTTCGTGTTCCACTCTCTCGCCTAAATCCGAATTTCTTGTGTCTTTGGCAGTCCAAATCCAAAATTTCTGATACATCACTCTGTCTATGTTAACGTGATTCATTGATTCCGTTtccttttatctttttaaaacttaatTAGATGAGTAATAAATATTTTGACGGAGTCAAATCGCAGTTCTTATGTTTGAGAAAGCAACAAACGATTGGCCGCGTTCATCTATGACATGGAATAAGCAGGATTTTAGTTTTGTTCGCTGATCTAAAATTGTGATTAAATTAGAGGCATCATCTTGTGGATAAGAAAGAGAAAAGTGGTGTTGAAAATTACTTTTTGGCTATTTGACAAGGAATAGGATAAGCAAACAACaataaacaaattaataattattttatttttatattttatatatatatttgttcgTACACTATTAATACTGTGCTATCACCGAACGACCTCTGCTTTAAAAGTTACAAATGATGAGAAAACAGTAATCTCGGGACGAGACCATGGTATTTAGGGAGTCTCATCATCACTCCTATTAATTCTGTGTGCAAGCTTTTTCTAATAAATGAACAACTTTGGAGGTTTCTATGGCCCTCTAGTAAGTATACAATACATGTCTTTTTACAAGTATTGTCAATCTTTGGTTAAGTAAATGAATATTGAAAGGAGAAGTTCTTGCATTGACTAGTCAACATGATTTGGGTTTATTAAACCGGAAAAGAAAACGGATAAGGTGAACTAACATTGACTTTAAAATGCATAAGTTGTGTATTTTGAGTTTTTCCCTAGGATAGGTAGACAATATTGTTGAACAATGGggttaaaaaagtaaattaattctaaatttaatGAGTGGCATGAGtaattaaatatctaataatAACCAAATTTATTGTCTATTGGTTATATTGTTCAAGAAAGTCATTGGTTACCTAGGCATAACTCTTTTCATAATCAAGTCCAAAATAAATAAACGTAATGTGAAGTCaaatatctattttaatttacgataatcttagagaaaaaaaataaatttattttatttagtaaatAAAACACTTTAGGCtgattttactaaatttttttattaaatattttcgtttaatttattatttattcgcATTCAATATAAAGTAATATTGCCAGCTAATTAGAGACGCCATAGTATTCTTCTAATACAATCCATAATTTCATCATGATGGTATTGTGTTATCTGTTATGCAAGTGTTGCAACCGCTAGGACGTGTATTGCACGGCAGATTAGAACAAACACGTTATGTGATGAACGGTTAAACCATGATCGTCCCCGATAAACGGAATAAGAGATTATTCAATCCTAAAAGTTAAATATAATGCACTACGGACCTAAAATAATATGAGCGTAAGAAGTGAATATAAACATTAATAGGTACATGACATAGATATAATGCTAGTGAAAAGATATAGCTTTGTCTCCTTTCTCTTTCATGCTTTCCTTTTGTAAATAGGGATTGAATCATCCCGTGTGATGCGTGATAAGATGCAGCTTTCCCTTGTCCTTGTCTTTGTCCTTCAGCTAATCAATAAATGTGTATAAAGTGATAGCCACTTTCGAGTAACGCTCACTGGTACGGATATAGATTTTTCTTCACTCAAATTATTGAATTCCCCATCTAGAAATGTGAAAATAATGTTGCTTCGGCTAGATACTCTGTAATTTAGATATCGTTATATGAAGCTtctttccttgatgatgatgatgttagTTGCACTAGCTTTTTGATGCATGAAGTTGAATGAAATCcaagaaaattatattttttattcattgtGTATTTTCTGACATGTGTGCTTGTTTAAGGTGGTAGAATTACTTACATGGCTATCAGAACTTGATCTGATTGCAAGTTATTTGGTTCGGTGGCAATATTGAAAGTGCAGTTTTTCTTAAGTGGTCTGGATGGGGACTGGGGAAGAAAGCACAGCTAAACCTTCTAAACCATCTTCTACGACTCAGGTTCTTTCTTTACCACCTCCTTTTTCTTCTGCTCCTTGCACCCATCTCATTATCGTTTCTGTTTACTTCTTACAGGAGATTGCACCGGCTCCTTCCTATCCTGATTGGTCAAGCTCTATGCAGGTTGGTGATCAAAGTTGTGCAATCTGGCTTTTGTATTTGTGATACCTAACATGTTGGGCTTTGGATTTAGGCTTATTATGCCCCTGGAGCTACTCCACCTCCTTTTTACGCCTCAACTGTTGCTTCTGCAGCTCCCCATCCCTATTTGTGGGGAGGCCAGGTAAATATCACATTTCATTTTTTGGTAGGTGTCTACCACATTCTGCGTCTACGAGTTTATCATTAAagttttttgtttctttttcagCATCCTCTAATGCCACCATATGGTACTCCTGTTCCATATCCAGCTATATATCCTCCTGGGAGTGTCTATGCTCATCCTAGCATGGCAACGGTATTGCATTTTCTCCCTGGCATAAAAATATGAATTCTCTATAATATAATTTACTAATACAAGATGAACTCACATGTTATTGGGAAATTTTATTTGCCAGGCCTGATATAGTTTGGAAGTTAATTAATGTTggacattttttttttctctttttttgtcTTCTCTTCAACATTTGGGTAGACTCCGAGTGCCCCACAGACCGACTTTGTAGGCAAGGTACCCAACGGAAAAGATCGGAATTCCGCTAAAAATTTGAAGGGAACTTCTGCCAATAATGGTTCTAAAGCAGGAGATAATGGAAAGGCAGGCTCGGGGTCAGGAAATGATGCCGTCTCACAAAGGTTTGGGAAGCCACTGGTTAATTTTGATCTCTTCTGAGACTTCTTTCTCAGTTAGCTTGCTTAAtatggatttttcaaaaaaaatttcattgacAGTGGTGAAAGCGGTTCTGAGGGATCATCCGATGACAGTGATGAAAATGCTAACCATCAGGTAAAAATTTACTATTCAGCATCAGCAATCACCCTTTGCAGTAAATAGTACTTCCTGAAATATATTTGGATTGTAGCTATTTTACACTTGGCTTCTTTTGCAACTTCATATATTTCACTAAAAGTAGATGGCTTAGTTGAAAGGAAGTTGATATTTTCCTGTTTTGTTTCTTGCTATCTTATGGGTTATATTTCTTTGTAGGAATCGGCTACAAACAAGAAAGGAAgctttgacaaaatgcttgctGATGGTATGTTGCATTCTTCTGCATGTTTtcctatctttaatttttacatGGTTACTCAAGCAATTTTGTCTTAATTGTGAACTTTTTCAGGAGCCAATGCACAGAACAATGCCGGAACTCAACCTTCTGGAAAGGCTGCTGTGTCAATGGCTGCAACTAATCTTAATATTGGAATGGACTTGTGGAATGCATCTTCTGCAGGTGCTGATGCTACAAAACTGAGAAACAATCAACCTGCCCCAGGAGCTGTCAACCCTCCTACTATAATGGGACGTGAAGTTGCACTTGGTGAACAGTGGATACAAGTATGATTTACACATTATCTTCTTGAACTTCAGGCCATATATTCCATGTTTTCAAAAACAtttcctttttatcttttgtgTGTCTCTTGGTTATTTCCTTTACCGTACAGAGCCTTACCTTTCCTTTCCTATTTCGGTTTTTTTAGGACGAACGTGAGCtgaagagacagaaaaggaaacAGTCTAACAGAGAATCAGCTAGGAGGTCAAGACTACGCAAGCAGGTAGTTTACAGTTATCTTCATGCAAGCAATGGTTAAGGGatatcaataatatttcagTGTTTTCAATGCTACAATTTGACATCCTTCAATGTTTTTCATTTGTTGTACCCACCAGGCTGAGTGTGAAGAGTTGCAAAAGAAGGTGGAGTCACTGGGAAACGAGAACCGGACTCTGAGAGAAGAACTTCAGAGAGTATCAGAAGAATGCGAGAAGCTTACAGCTGAAAATAATTCCATCAAGGTAAATTACACCTCCAATTTTATTGAACTGAATTAGCATTGACCAGGTTGTGGTCTTACAACCTTAGATTATGTCCTCTAACAATACTTTTGCTGTCAACACTCAACAGGAAGAGTTGGAAAGGTTATGTGGACCAGAAGCAGTTGCCAGCCTCGAATAAATCACCTTTTTGTTATCTTCATTATAAGGCAACCCCGAGGTTTGATCAATTCCCAGAGCTAGAAGAGACAGACTTGCAGCTGCAATTCTATCAATGCCGGTTCTATTAATTAATCGAGCATAGGATATAGtataatttttcttctttgttcaCTAATTTTATCATACCATTAATTAACCCTCAATTGTAATTCTCCTGATGTTATTATTATACGCGTCATTTGTTGTTGTAATATTTCATCTGCCCTGAAGCGTAGATTATGTTAGGATAATTGAGCATTTGTGCTCAGAAATTAGTTTTGCAACTCATGTCATGATAACGCTTATATCTCCCAGCACCGTGGGTGACTGGAACCACGTCTTTGTTCTCTCCTATATAATAATATCTGAGGATTTGAGGTGACTTGAGGTTTCATTATCGGATTCTGGTAACTTTATATAATGACAGCAACTAGCCAACTAATCTTACCTGTTATATATACTTTTAGCTCTTGATTTAAGCTTCGACAACTGAATAAAAGTTCAAGTTTTTTTGCTTTTCCCCTTTTAACGTGCAAGAGTCATTCCCACTTTTCTAGGTTAGGTTAACACTCACAAACATGGCCCTTGCTTAAAATCAGGCAAGGTTTAGATTCCCTCTGCCTAATCCAATCTTTGAATACACGCCCCTACCTTTAGTAAAAAAGACCAACTTTTAATCAGgactacaaaaataaaaatgaaataaataattatgtCATATGATCTGAA
The genomic region above belongs to Arachis stenosperma cultivar V10309 chromosome 5, arast.V10309.gnm1.PFL2, whole genome shotgun sequence and contains:
- the LOC130981632 gene encoding G-box-binding factor 1, whose amino-acid sequence is MGTGEESTAKPSKPSSTTQEIAPAPSYPDWSSSMQAYYAPGATPPPFYASTVASAAPHPYLWGGQHPLMPPYGTPVPYPAIYPPGSVYAHPSMATTPSAPQTDFVGKVPNGKDRNSAKNLKGTSANNGSKAGDNGKAGSGSGNDAVSQSGESGSEGSSDDSDENANHQESATNKKGSFDKMLADGANAQNNAGTQPSGKAAVSMAATNLNIGMDLWNASSAGADATKLRNNQPAPGAVNPPTIMGREVALGEQWIQDERELKRQKRKQSNRESARRSRLRKQAECEELQKKVESLGNENRTLREELQRVSEECEKLTAENNSIKEELERLCGPEAVASLE